The DNA segment TCCCACACATGCACAGCATCATCCAGGTGGGGGCTTCAGTCATGACACCATAAGTAAATCAGCTAGTCTTGCCATCAACAATGTTCTCTGTCTGCTTCCACCAGTATATGCTGCAGCGTACTCAAGACCCCGATGAGAACGTGGCTCTAGAGGCTTGTGAGTTCTGGTTGACTCTGGCTGAACAACCGATCTGTAAAGAGGCCCTGTCTGGCCACTTGGTCCAGTAAGTGCGCACATGCCAGCCGCTCAATGGACTGGATTAATGTCATAACAAAGAAGTCAAATCTGGCTGATATGTAGGAAATGTGTTTGTCTGCTTTCTTTTCAGACTCATTCCGATCTTAGTGAATGGGATGAAATACTCTGAAATTGATATTATTCTTCTCAAGGCAAGGCCATTACGCTCTGCCTGGCATGCGACAGTTGCCTTGTTTGCCTGTTTTGTCTTTGACCTAAATCactttcttttcttgtcctcCAGGGTGATGTGGAGGAAGACGAGGCAATTCCAGACAGCGAACAAGACATCAAGCCTCGTTTCCACAAGTCTCGCACTGTCACTCTGCAGCATGAAGGAGGGGAGGGTGAAGAGGGGGAAGacattgatgatgatgaggatgatgatgacgatacaCTGTCTGATTGGAACCTCCGTAAGTCAAGTATTAAATGGACTCATGTGAAATTATCAAGCAAATCTTTTAATTATTAAAGAGTATTGAAATGACCATTTCTAagcttattattttttattgctgTTTTCCTCCTGAAGGGAAATGTTCTGCTGCGGCCCTGGATGTTCTGGCCAATGTGTTCCGAGAGGAGCTGCTTCCCCATCTTCTGCCTCTCCTTAAAGGTCTGCTCTTCCATCCCGACTGGGTCATCAAAGAATCTGGCATTCTTGTCCTTGGGGCCATTGCTGAGGGTGAGTCCTGCTGTAGATTTGTTGTTCTGAATAATTTAGGTATTCCCTCTTGGCCATCCTCAGCGACCAGTTACCTTGTTCTACTGGATGGTGAAAGTATTTTAAGAATACTGGAAACTGCCATATCGTGCTGTACTctagcttcctcccacattccaaaaatgtcAAGTTATTTTACATTGTCCATAGTTGAGTGTCAGTTCTTGTTTTTTCAATGTGCCTTGCGATCGGCTGGctctttttgtgtgtttatagcAAAATCGTCCTGCATTTtcttaaataatttaaaatggcCATACTGATGGCAGCGTTTAATTTGAACTTCTTATAATGTTTTCTTTCTGCAGGATGCATGCAGGGTATGGTACCTTACTTGCCCGAACTCATCCCCCATCTCATCCAGTGCTTATGTGACAAGAAGGCTCTGGTTCGTTCCATCGCATGCTGGACCCTCAGTCGTTACGCACACTGGGTGGTTAGCCAGCCTCCTGACGCTCACCTCAAACCTCTCATGACTGAGCTCCTCAAACGCATCCTGGATGGCAATAAGAGGGTGCAAGAGGCGGCGTGCAGGTAGACATCCGGCGTTTAGAATACTTCTTCATCCTCATGTGCTGCTCCCAATTCCTTACTCTCCACATGTTTTCTAAAGCGCGTTTGCTACCCTGGAAGAGGAGGCGTGCACGGAGCTAGTGCCTTACCTCAGCTTCATCTTGGACACGCTGGTgtttgcttttgggaagtaccaGCACAAAAATCTACTCATCCTTTATGATGCCATAGGAACCCTGGCAGACTCTGTGGGACACCATCTTAATCAGCCTGTAAGCCATCAAGCCCACTTGCACAGTGATGATATCCAAAGCAAGAGTATTTTTTATTACGCTTGTATTGCTCCATAAACTTTTGCCAAATGATAATTGCTCAACTAAATCACACGTGAAAATGTCTTGTTTTTAGGAGTACATCCAAAAGCTGATGCCACCTTTGATTTCTAAGTGGAATGAACTTAAGGATGAAGATAAAGATCTCTTCCCCCTGCTGGAGTGTCTGTCATCTGTGGCCACGGCGCTGCAGAGTGGCTTCCTCCCATACTGTGAGCCTGTCTATCAGCGTTGTGTCACGCTTGTCCAGAAGACCCTGGCCCAAGCCATGGTGAGCCTCTCAAAAATCATACGTTGATTATTTTGTGAAGTTTCCAATAGTCATGGATGTTGTCTTCTTGGTGTGTGCCTTTCTTAGATGTATAGTCAACAGCCAGATCAGTATGAGGCCCCTGACAAGGACTTCATGATTGTGGCTCTAGATCTTCTGAGCGGCCTAGCTGAGGGATTGGGTGGGCATGTGGACACGCTTGTGGCTCGCAGCAACATTATGACTCTGCTCTTCCAGTGCATGCAGGTGCGGCATGCCATCTTTTATAAGCGTTCATTATCTGGTAGATTCACACGCAAAATTACAACTAACATTTTTGTACAGAGAAGTTGCGTTGTACTACAAACCACAGCAACTATTAGATTATAGTAAATGACATTAACGTTAAATTATAGATTTTGTCAAGTATTGTTTCGAATAGATGTCTGTTCGAgaagaattttatttatttttttccccgtgtGTTTACATtcctctatttatttattttttgctcactGGGTTGTTTCCTAGGATACGATGCCTGAAGTAAGACAGAGTTCATTTGCTCTACTGGGAGACTTGACCAAGGCTTGCTTCCCTCATGTCAAACCTTGCATTGGTAATTCACTTCCTAAAGTACAAATGTAAAGCGCTTAAATCACTTTTCTGTGTCTTGCCCAATAATCTCCTTTTGTGTTTCTGTGCTCCTTCAGCTGAATTCATGCCAATTCTCGGGACCAACCTAAACCCAGAGTTCATCTCCGTCTGTAACAACGCTACCTGGGCCATCGGAGAGATATGCATGCAGATGGGTGTGGAGATGCAGCCGTACATTCCGATGGTTCTGAGTCAGTTGGTTGAAATCATCAATCGACCAAACACTCCCAAGACCCTACTGGAAAACACTGGTATTTATATATTTCAAAAGAACATAACGTCCACAAAAActccaaaacaaagcaaaagtaACCACATAAACGCAAAACTGACTCTCTTCCAGCAATCACCATCGGACGACTGGGCTACGTGTGTCCTCAGGAAGTTGCACCCATGCTGCCACAGTTCATCCGACCATGGTGAGAATCTGTTTGAACTTTTGCTCCATTTGGGGTGTCTGTTTGGGATTCTACTCACAATCCTGTGAGCTCAGTTGCCAGCACATGCAAGAAGTTTTCTTTCCATCTATGTGACCTCATCACACCAGTGCGCAATCCCATCTTAGTCTTTTAATACTCATGTTGTTAAAGACCTGTTAGATCAACTTTGAGTGTCCTCACTTAAGTTGTCGATGATTCTTGTGCTTCAGGTGCACATCACTCCGCAACATTCGAGATAATGAAGAGAAAGACTCTGCTTTTCGTGGAATTTGCATGATGATTGGTGTGAACCCAGGCGGTGTGGTGCAGGTGAGACTTCACATTTTGTGCAACGAATAAAAGGTTTCCCCCTCTAAATTCAATTGATTTTTCAGGACTTCATCTTCTTCTGCGATGCAGTCGCCTCCTGGGTGAACCCCAAAGATGATCTGAGAGAAATGTTTTATAAGGTGAGGGACTGGTATTGTTGGAGATAGCAGTACTTTGCAcattgatgtgtgtgtgcgtgcactgcTGAGTTGGTTAACATTAATATTAAATACTGCCTGAAATGAGACAAACtcatcaaatatatatatatatttgaactACAATCATCCAGTCATGACCAAAGGAAAAGAAACTATTTAATTTTAAATGTCGCACCATTCACGACCCAACAGGCAAAACTAACCATACAAGATGAAAACAATATACTGTTGGGACATGATAAATTAAATTTCTTGAGAGAAATATTCGAATTGGGGTGGTAAATGTAGGCCAGTGCTTTTGAGAGAATTTAGGGCAGCAGAGAAGGCCTTGCTGGCCACCACTCACCAAGAATAAAATCGTATACTAACTTTGTTTCCAATTCCTCAAACAGATCCTGCACGGCTTTAAGGAGCAGGTTGGAGAGGAGAATTGGCAACAGTTCTCTGAGCAGTTCCCCCCTCTGCTGAAGGAGCGACTGGCAGCCTGCTATGGTGTATAAAGCCTCCACTCCCATCCAAGAGGTAAATCTACTTAATGTCAGCACAAAATATGCATTATGCAGTGTTTTGTTGCTGTGCTTTTCACGATACGGCACTGGCAAAGGATAGATGAACAAAGATGTGTTATTTCtactaaacaataaaaaaaaaaacaatgatcataatgtatttattttcatctGAAGTTGGGTAATTTCCTTTCAGCGTACTTGCCGATTTCTCAAGGCACTTGTGAATTGCTGGAAAGAAGAAGTTGCACTCAATCATTGTTTATTTAAATGTAGTCTTTTTCACATTCCACATTGTTATTGATGTTGGAAATGCCTTTTCCAAAAAGTAACCCATTTTGTTGCGTCCTCTGCCTTGTCTGTGCAGGTGAGCCAACAGGAGGAGGGTGAATGGGAAACTCATCCATCTGTGTATTGCACTGCCTTGATCTGGGGGGAGGGAGAGGGATGCTTCTGGCCGCTCCCCCTGAAGGACGGCCCCCATGCCCTTATGTGTTTGTCCATAGACGGAGGGTGGGCGGGAGGGTTAGGGGACACACACCTCTAGATTAAATAGGCAGGGACCCGACACAGAAAAACTAACTGGTAGGGACAGCGAGAGGGACCGAGAGACGAGTCGGAAAACGTGGAAACGTGGCGAATGTGAGGGAGGCAGGGACAGAAACCGGCATCGAGAACGTTGAGGGAACGAGAGGGAGGGACTTCATTAACAAGGCAGGGAATCTAAGCCACGGACACACGTCTATTACCGAGCTGGGAGAACAGGAATAGTacgagtttatttttatttaatagtttttttaaaaatcaggaTTTCTAATCGCAAGAGTAGCCTGACCACCAGACGGACAAGACCGACTGACTTCTCTAGTGTAGACTAAAAATCACTTGCACATTATGCTGCATATGCAGTACTTGGATTTGACTGTGGGTGGCACTATACTATGGACTTCTTACAACCTATTGCATGCAGTTAGTGACAGACATGGTTAACTATGTTTAAGTTCAGGGTAATAATCATATTTTCTGGGGTAATAGGATTCAATAAGAGTTACTTCATCTGCTGTCTTCGAATTCAACATAGCTGTCAAGTAACCGCACTACCCAACATCGATGTTTTCTTACCTTCATTTTGACCACAGTGCTGCTTTGCACAACTATCCATGCGAGACATTTACTGTCACATTTTCTACCTGatctggagagaaagagagagcgagagagagagagagagagagaatagcCTCTATTGTGTCTCTTTGTGGCTTCACAGACACCACTCCTCCATGAAGGGAGGATTAGGGCTAACACATTTGTTTTCACACCAAAGGGGAAGAAATCATAGCGAAAGAATCACACCCTTGGTTGTGTTCATGAGGGttaattgtgtgtgtatatataaatctatgtgtgtgcatgtggagTTTGTAAATCCTTTGTCATTCTGTGTCTGCCAATTAAATTGTGCTTTGTTTTTGACATGGTACTGAGCTTAAACTTGACTCCCACCGCAATGTCCTTGGCACCTGTTAACTGTGACtgcgtgtatgtgtatatgcgtgcgtgtgtttgtgtgttgagtTCTACATTTGTATTGATATCCATTTGCTGCCATATTGATAGTTTAAGCAAATATCTATGATGTGTTACATCtggtccacttttttttttgctgctactGATGTCTTGTTAATATGAAATTACATaacacaaatgtttattttcagtTGCTGATAAGTTCTTTttgcactttttattttgtttgacctttttttgtacagacttttttttttaataaccctACCCCGTATGTGTTTATCCCAACGTCAGTGTTCTGTCATTCTGCACTGTGAACTTAAGTGTCTTTAaacttgcaaaaaaacaaacaaaaaatctaTCCCAATACTAAATGGCAAATAAAATCAACCTTGTGAAACTGCGACTAATCCGCACTTTTACAATGACTAACCTTGCCATATATTGCTTGTCTGAGTGCGAGTGTGGTGAGCGTGCCAATTCGACAGATCCTGCATGAGAAGTTGTTTGCCTTTAAGCATGATTTTGATTCATTGAGGGTGTTAGTATGATGTGTGAAAGTGAGTTTTTCATTTTTGGGGGTGAGTTGCTTGCCCCTTACCAACTAACTCTGTGAGCATGCTCCCAGCCTGTGTTTTTACAAAGTGGATGCTTTATATGTATTTTACAGTGATTGAATACAACCGGCATTTACACACCACAGcagagttaaaaaaagaaataagtgCACCGGCAAAAAGCAATACTAAAGGGAAACACATTCTATTTTAGAGTGAGAAATAGTCATGTTTATAATGGtaagcaatcttttttttcgACATCTTGTTTGCCATTAGCAGTCACACTAGCAGTCTGTTTGACCCTAACTGTGACCACTGAGATTCAAATGTTTATACTGAAATATAAGACAATCCAAACCGGAGTCAGTTCTTAGTGACTCAATCAAATTAGTTTAATTCATGTAcaaaatgatgtcttttttatttttagtggcCTATTGTGAACACTTACAAACATTGAGTCTACAATAAAGAGCATGATGTTTGATGGAAACGATGCTAAATTTTTTTGTTGATGACTTTAGTCAGCCACCTCATGATGGGACAGGCCTAGATTTTACACGAAGTAAATTTGTATGTAAATTCACATAACATCTGACAAGTCATACTTTTTGGGGACATTTTCATTcggtggtgtgccgtgagattttTCTAATGTAAAATGTGTGTCTGGGctcaaaggttgggaaacactgctagaGAAACTTTGTCACACATCATGTTACTGCATAGTCATTGTTCAAATGTGATTCAATCAAAAATACTCTCAAAACAGAAATACTGGAATCTGGTTACTACAGCTGAATCAGACATGTAGATAAAATCACAAGTTCAAAAAGTTGAAAACAGCTGCTATATGTAATATGAAGTACATGCATATAGAGTGTACATTTCCCAGAGTAACTCAAATattactatgactacaatgatcATGAAAGTGTGTAACTCAAAGAGCAGCAGAGGTTTGTGCCTGGCctgaatattgattttttttgtcagatttTAAGGTCGCAGTTGCAAAGACTATTGCCAGACATTCGCCAACAGTTTTTCTTGTTGTAACCGTTTGCAATTGTTTGCAACCATTTAGGAACCCGACAAACAGCCAACATTTACTATATGCATAAACACTCGCGGCTCGGTGAGATACGGATTTAAGATGCTCCACATTTGAGATGAGTCACATTTTTTAATGCTTAATGAGGGAAAAGGAGAAGCAAATGAAAGTCACAAAATAGCCTAACATAGAAAATGCTGAACATTTAAAAATTATTGCACTGTTTTTTTGCGTGTGACTCAGAGAGAAAACTGGTTTGTTCTGATGAAAGTGTATCAATAAGAGCCAGGGATGAGCAGCAAGGAAGTTCTTGATATCTCTGGTGTCTCGAATATTCCAAGACCCTGATGTGGACTATTGCAAAGGCTTACAGTTGTATTTCAACCACATCAATCACAAGGAAAAgtgttttcagtgggaacagaaaCATGAATTATTAGGGTGGAAGATGGAGAGTGAGATGTGGTGTTCATAACTGAGCATTCATTGCCTTTTGTGATAAAATAATTTTCAAGCAAGACACCCCATGAAAATATATTGTGCAACAGGTTAACGAGAGAACAACTCATGGTGTTGCCACCATCATCCCTTGACCTCATCCTGCCTGTTGAGCATACTTAAAAGAGGATCAATGAGGGTGGACTGCAGGATATTTCTAAACTCTTGTAGCCTCTTCTTGAATCCTCAAATTGAAATGAATCCTCAATACGTTATATATTTCTTGGTCCAAACTATCACTATGTTAGTGTCTGGTACTTGCTTGCATTACTTTGTCCTTGCTCATGCATTAGCAAGTACTGAATAACATTTATGTCGCAAATCATGCTCGTATTAAGCATTCCTCTTGCTCTGTAACATCAGAAGTTGCTGAAGATCTCTTGTTTCTTGCTCCAGTCCATAGGGGGCGCCCTTTTTTTGTTGCGTCGAGCGAGAACCTTTTGTTTGGCCTCAGCCGCTGTAGGACTCAAACGTAGGCCGCTCTCCATGAAAGGGTCCAAAACCCTCGAGTCATCCTCATCAGGGACCTTAaatacacacacgtgcacacgttTGATATATCTTGACGTCCACACATATGCAACATTTTTCATACCTGGAAACTCATGTCAGAGCTACTGAGTTCCGATTGAGTGGTAGAGCTGGTCGAGGACTGGGATGCGTAACTCCCATTGGCCCTCTGTTTAGGGGACATGTTTGTGATAGCGGCGTCTGTCAGTGTGACATGAATGATTGGTGTTTCAGTGGAGGTGGGAGAAGGGGCAGAGGAGGCGGCAGATGAGGCAGGCTCGGTAGCTGATTCATCCATGTACACCTGTGATGAACAGAAATGAGGACAAAAGTAAAGTAGGGAACAGATAAGTATTAATATCCAACACTATCTAAATCTCTGCATTTTGGGTTAGGTGGTTAGGGTTAACAAATATAGCAAATATAGACAGATTCCACATAGAAAGGTGAGAGCCAAGACTTGAACCTGGAACTTTTTGATGATCATTATTACTCTATTTGTGTTTCCTGTTTGTACTTTTGTTGCTTATTTTTAAGAACTGTAGTTGAATCTTTACTGttcctttcatttttttcttccttttacaCAATTATCTGTACTTCTACTTAAGTACTGAATATTTTTACCCTTTCTGGTCTGAATGCACAAATGTTGTCAAAagagaaaacacaaaaaaaaacttgaaaacaTACATGGCGTGCTGTGGGTGTGATCCCAAGTCTGTGGAAAAGCTCATCTGTCTCTTGGTCGACAAGGAGGAGGCGCACTTCTCGCTCTTCTGCTTTTATGAACGCCACCACATCAGAGTGCTTTAGACCCTCAATGTTCACTCCATTGACCTGGGAAACAGGAGACATTGAGGAGTGAGGGAAGTCGGATTGAGTGATGCTAATGAGAAACAGCAGTGATTAGGAAGAAGTAGCCATTATACAACATGACAGGCGGGAGCCACGTCTCCACTCACAGCTATAAACAGATTTAACCCCGTACAGTACATTTTAGTCGAGACATCTTAATTTGCATGACACCGTATCTTTCACACATCACTGACAGAGAGGTATGTAACATGTAGCGGCTTGTAACAtgcatttaaaaacaacaatctAGATGTCCTCCATTCCTTTTAAGGTTATCCAACATCAGATTTCCAGCCTTTCACCCTGTCAGCACCATCTCTCTCTCCTAAGACACTCTAATTCCAACTAATCTGCTTTAACCCAGTCCACAAATTAGCAAATTAGTGCACAGACTTGATTAATCAGGATGTACCTAGGAGTCCACACTTGACATATAGGTAAATTGAAATTGGAAgagccctgtgtgtgtgtgttcatgtgtgtaCGTGCACCTCCACCAGTCGGTCTCCTGGGCGGACGTCGGCTCTCTCTGCAGGTGAATGCGGGTCCACCGAGCGTACAAATTGTCCGCCCTTTGCCTTATTGCTGTGCAGGTTAAAGCCGTAGCCCGTTTCCCCCTTAACCAAATGACACAGGCGAGGGAGGAGCTCGGTTGACGGCTCTGGAGAGGCCTCAATCTGTAGCTGggtgaaataaaaatgcaaatgttACCAAAGATGTCAATTAAAAGATGTCAATTAAAAGATGTCATCTCAATCATGACTGGTCGCCGACCAATTGCAGGATTACAGTAAAAATACAAGTCAAGATAGTTCTAGAGATGATGAAATTGACATCCATGATCTTACCAAAGGTATTATTGACAAACttaaaattatattatatattatattatattatatttgatATAGAGAATATCTATTAGTATATGTGTGAACTaataaagaggaggaggaggctgttAAGTACAGATgtgctttatttttatattttttgctGGAAGTTCAAGATTTGCAAAAAACTATGTATACTGTATGTCCAGTCAAGGCTGTGGTGACAACGACCTTTATTTGGGTGTCTGCTCACCCCAACGCAACAATGAAATCTTGTCTGTGTTTACATGTTTGATAAATGTCAAGCATTACGCAACATGATTAAGAAAAGAAGTCCTACTGGAGGAATTGGCAAAAAATTGTCTGCAGTGTTGAAAACATATTGTAACTGATGTTgccattttttatttagtgTGTGTCATGAGCATATGCTACAATATTCTAGTTAAAAGTCCACCTGGGCAACCAGGCACGCAAAAATAGAAAGGTTATTTGATCAGTTTTTACCCACATGCATGTCGAGTAAAATCTGcttgattgtaaaataaatgaTGTAATAAAATATGTGTGATCTACCACATGATTATCAGTAATTTTAACCAAGAATATGAAAAAGAATCATATTCACCGCCTTAGGGCCGCCACTATTTATCCTGTTGATTTGAGCCATGGTACTGATGATGGAGCTTGTTTGGAGGCCAAACAGAGAGATCTGACAGAGTGTTCTGAAGTCAGCTAAAATCAAGACCTCACTAGAAGATCTGGGCTTGAAACGGTGTGGCAATATATTCAGCTGTATTAATATTTATGAGATTTCTTGTGTTTACATACTGAATACTTGAAACCATGTAGTCTACATCACTTTAAATTgtaaccacaataataaacaatataaatatttttttgtaataacAGATCACCCAGGTGCAACAAAATGTAACTATAGAGTATAAAATAGGATTCCTGTCTTCATAGCATGAATTTTTAAAATGCTTGGCCCGTCCACTTCAGCTTCAgtcttacataaataacacttcAACAAAGCAATATAATCGGAAGGAACAATTTATATTAGGGATGCACTATCACTTTTTAGTACTTGtcgataccaagtaccgatacttGATCATATCTTTTTTACAATTGTGATGAACATGTGTTTTATTGTAATTATTGTGTTACATTTTTTTGAACATGTCATCCATTTTTACCATCTCTTATCCTTTTCAGGGTCACGAGAGGtgatggagcctatcccagctcatTTCAGGCCTAGATGGACTACACCCTAAACTGGCCTCAACCACAGCCAGTGAGAAAGTGGTTCTGGAGAGGATGCCACTCATGCTAAGATGATTGGATCCTTCAAACTGTCTTTTTGTTCATGTTTGCCCTGCCTCGGATGCGAGTCCCCAGCTGACCCAAGCGCTGGTATGTCACACCCGCATTCGCACCATCACTGAGAGGTAATCGAGTTCACgctgcccacacacacacacacaagtctgACGAGGGTACGCCTACACCATTAGTGACTTTGAACATGGCATGtttcaaaaaacattttgcccAGTCAAAGGCTGGGTGAGTTTGGTGTGGAAGGCCCCAATCACATAAATTTGtgaatgaaaaatataaaagaacaaaaaactCTTCCACAGAGATCCCACAAAATCACTGCATCCC comes from the Syngnathus scovelli strain Florida chromosome 5, RoL_Ssco_1.2, whole genome shotgun sequence genome and includes:
- the tnpo2b gene encoding transportin-2; amino-acid sequence: MEWQPDEQSLQQVLQLLKDSQSPDTATQRAVQEKLEQLNQFPDFNNYLIFVLTSLKSEDEPTRSLSGLILKNNVKAHYQNFPPNVADFIKRECLNNIGDPSPLIRATIGILITTIASKGELQTWPELLPQLCNLLNSEDYNTCEGSFGALQKICEDSSELLDSDALNRPLNIMIPKFLQFFKHCSPKIRSHAIACVNQFIIGRAQALMDNIDTFIESLFALAGDEDSEVRKNVCRALVMLLEVRIDRLIPHMHSIIQYMLQRTQDPDENVALEACEFWLTLAEQPICKEALSGHLVQLIPILVNGMKYSEIDIILLKGDVEEDEAIPDSEQDIKPRFHKSRTVTLQHEGGEGEEGEDIDDDEDDDDDTLSDWNLRKCSAAALDVLANVFREELLPHLLPLLKGLLFHPDWVIKESGILVLGAIAEGCMQGMVPYLPELIPHLIQCLCDKKALVRSIACWTLSRYAHWVVSQPPDAHLKPLMTELLKRILDGNKRVQEAACSAFATLEEEACTELVPYLSFILDTLVFAFGKYQHKNLLILYDAIGTLADSVGHHLNQPEYIQKLMPPLISKWNELKDEDKDLFPLLECLSSVATALQSGFLPYCEPVYQRCVTLVQKTLAQAMMYSQQPDQYEAPDKDFMIVALDLLSGLAEGLGGHVDTLVARSNIMTLLFQCMQDTMPEVRQSSFALLGDLTKACFPHVKPCIAEFMPILGTNLNPEFISVCNNATWAIGEICMQMGVEMQPYIPMVLSQLVEIINRPNTPKTLLENTAITIGRLGYVCPQEVAPMLPQFIRPWCTSLRNIRDNEEKDSAFRGICMMIGVNPGGVVQDFIFFCDAVASWVNPKDDLREMFYKILHGFKEQVGEENWQQFSEQFPPLLKERLAACYGV
- the LOC125968376 gene encoding Na(+)/H(+) exchange regulatory cofactor NHE-RF2, encoding MERDLRPRVCYLVKTEHGYGFHLHGEKNKGGQFIRKVEPGSSADHGGLRPGDRVVEVNGENVEKDSHSQVVERIREVPHRTRLLVVDRKTDDYLHSCGLACTEDLAIEMGTLSPRLSPSTSPLPRENLPKSPKQDQTLVVANSPTFLVSPGKVKRSSVTSSTVTDTELQIEASPEPSTELLPRLCHLVKGETGYGFNLHSNKAKGGQFVRSVDPHSPAERADVRPGDRLVEVNGVNIEGLKHSDVVAFIKAEEREVRLLLVDQETDELFHRLGITPTARHVYMDESATEPASSAASSAPSPTSTETPIIHVTLTDAAITNMSPKQRANGSYASQSSTSSTTQSELSSSDMSFQVPDEDDSRVLDPFMESGLRLSPTAAEAKQKVLARRNKKRAPPMDWSKKQEIFSNF